TCGCTCAGCATCCGCTCCACCACGGAGCAGAGCTCGATGCCCTGGCTGGGAGAGGAGCCGGCGAGGAACTCGGTGCCGGAATTGATCCCCACCGCGAGGCCGTGATCACGGTCCAGATTGGCGAGACCGGCGGCATAGGCCTTGCGGTCGGCCTCGCTGTTCGAGCGAAGCGAGTAAACCGCTGGCATCTTCAGGGCCTGCGGCACGTTCACGTTGTGCTTCGGCTGAAAATCATCGCCGAACTCGAGGAAGCGGTTGTTCGTGAAGATATCCGTCCAAGCGTAGGCCTGCTTCGCGAGCTTGTCGGAAAGGGTCAGCAAGGACTCGTCGCCGGTGCGATTGAAAAGCCAGAAGACTGTTTCGATTTCGTCGCCGGAACGGGCCTTGCCCCAATCCTGAAGCGGCCGGCTATCGAGCGCGGAATTCATGTGCGCGTAGTACTTCGTGAGGAATGGGATGACGCGCTCATCGCCGGTGGCCTCATAGAAGTCGCGAAGGAGATGGTTCACCACCATGCGCGGCCACCAATCGGGATTGTTCTCGGGGCCGTAGAAGCCATCCGCGCGTTGGCTGGAAAGGATACCATCCATCCACTTCGTCGCTTCCGCCTTCAGCTTCGCGTCATCGAGCCCCCAGGCCAAGGAGACGAGGCCCTTCAGGTAGTAGGGGCCCTTTTCCCAGTTTTCCCCTTTTCCTCCGCGCCAGGCATTGTCCGGCCCGGCGGCCTCCAGCAATTCAGGAGCATGGCCTGTCAGGCCATCGCGCTGCAGCTCAAGCTGGTGCTTCAACCAGCCTTTCGGTTTGACGCTGCCGAGTGGCAAGGCGGTGAAATGCCCCGGCTGGAGCGGGGTCTTGTTCGGAGCAGCCTTGGTGACCGGATTGGCAAAGGCGACGAGGCCCAAAAGGACAAGAGGGGTAGCGATGGCGAATGTGATCGAAGGCTTCATAGGCGCGGCGGCATTACGGAGCGATGCTGAGCTTCCTTCCTTCATATTTCAAACTTGTTTGACCTGTTGGACAACTTCTCCAAGCCAGCGTGGCCGGAAGATTCACTTCCCGGAGAGACAAATCAACCGCGTGCAATGGGGTGGCGATGAGCGCCTGTTAAGCCTGTTAAAACAGGGAAAATAACAGGCGATCCGGCAGGACATCGGGTGGATACCGGAGGGGAAGAGCACGGAGGAAAAGAAGCGACATGCAGGGAGTCTGCCTGAGCAGCGGGGCATTCTGAACCAAGTCCAGTGGTCCCCATTGCATGCCGTGGGTGAGTTGAGGCTCGGCTGTTCTCCGAACTTCGAACAGGTGACGACCGTTGGCAGGAAGGAGTCGGCTTAACCGCGCAGCTTCCGTTTCACGACCGACCACACCAAGCCGCCTACCACATAGACCGCCCCGCAGACCAGCGGTACGGGAATCCCGGTTTTAAGCTTCAGAATGGCTCCCACTGCGGCACCCGTGGCGAAGGAGAGGGCGAGCACGAAGGGGGTGCCGATTTTCCAGCTTTCGACGGGATGGCCCCGCAACCGCATCCCGATCAACTGCCCTAGATCCGTGAGCAGGCCGGTGATGTGCGTGGTTCTGAGGATAAGCCCCCGGTAGCGGGTCGCGAGCGCGTTCTGCATCCCGCAGGCCCAAGCGGCCACGAAACAGGTCAGCTGCAAGGACTGAGACTGCAGCAAACGGGTCGCCATCAGCAGCAGGCCGATAAACACCATGGATCGCCCATAAGGCCGCGCCAGCTGGAGATTCGGGTGATGGATGAAATAGCCGGAGGTGGCAGCCCCACCCACGAATCCGGCAACCGAGAGGCAGAGCAGGGCTGCCTCACCGGACCAGAGATCCCCGGCTTTTACCGCCTCCGCCGTGATCCGGGAGAGATCCCCGGTGAGGTGGCTCACGGAAACGCCGAGCCCGAGCATGAAATCGGCATTCACCGCCGCCGCCAGGAAGGCAAGGATGCAGCCGCCGGAAAGAACCCAGGCAGGCCTTGGATGGAGGGACTCCCCGCTCATGGGCAAGCCGGCGCGACCTCTCTTTTCATTACCGTCAGATGTTACAAAGCCCGCGGAGGGCCCGCAATCCCCGGTGCTGCCGGGCCCGAACCAATTTCCCCTTGCACGCCGCCAGCGCCTGCCCGCTACTCCCCGCCGTGATTCCGAACGTCCTTGCCGAACGCTACGCCTCCCCTGCCCTGCAAGCCATCTGGTCCGCCGAAGGCCGCATCGTGCTGGAGCGTGAATTCTGGATCGCGGTGATGAAGGCCCAGCGGGATCTCGGCCTGGACATCCCGGAAGAAGCCATCGCCGCCTACGAGAAGGCGAAGGACAGCGTCGATCCCGGCTCCATCATGGCCCGCGAGCGGGTGACCCGCCATGACGTGAAGGCCCGGATCGAGGAATTCAACGACCTTGCCGGCCACGAGCACATCCACAAGGGCATGACCTCCCGGGATCTCACGGAAAACGTGGAGCAGCTCCAGGTTTACCGTTCCCTGCTGGCAATCCGCGACAAGTCGGTGGCCGTGCTTCGCCGCCTGCGCTGCCGCGCCGAGCAATGGGCCGATCTCGTTATCACCGCCCGGACCCACAACGTCGCCGCGCAGCCGACCACGCTGGGTAAACGCATCGCGATGTTCGGCGAGGAAATGCTCACCGCCTTCCACGCGCTGGAAGATGTCATCGCCCGCTACCCGGTCCGCGGCCTGAAGGGCGCGGTCGGCACGCAGATGGACCAACTTTCCCTTTTCAACGGCGATGCCTCACAGGTCCTCGATCTGGAGAAGCGCGTCGTCACCCACCTGGGCATGCCCTGCGTGTGGACGAATGTCGGCCAGGTCTATCCACGCTCACTCGATTTCCGCGTGGTCTCCGTGCTCACGGATCTGGCCAGCGGTCCTTCTTCCTTCTGCCGCACGCTGCGTCTGATGGCTGGCCACGAGACCGCCAGCGAAGGCTTCGCCCCGGGCCAGACCGGCTCCAGCGCGATGCCGCACAAGATGAACTCCCGCTCCTGCGAGCGCGTGAACGGCTTCCACGTGATCCTGAAGGGCTATCTGGCGATGGCCTCCGGCCTTGCAGGCGACCAGTGGAATGAAGGCGACGTCTCCTGCTCCGTGGTGCGCCGAGTGATGCTGCCGGATGCCTTCTTCGCCATCGACGGTCTCTTCGAAACCTATCTCACGATCCTCGATCAAATGGACGCCTACCCGGCCGTGATCGGGAAGGAAAACGCCCATTACCTGCCCTTCCTGATGACCACCACCATCATGATGGAAGCCGTGAAGTCGGGCGTTGGCCGCGAGACCGCGCACAAGGCTATCAAGGAGCACGCCGTGGCCACGGTGAACGACCTGCGCGCAGGCAAGACCACGGTGAACGACCTTGTCGCCCGCTTGGCGAACGACGAACGCATCCCGCTCGACGAAGCCGCACTGTCCGCGATCGTGGCCGAAGGCGAGCGCAATGCCGGAGCCGCCCGTGCGCAAATCACGCACTTCGAGCGCGAGATCAACGCGATCGAGAAGCGCTACCCGAATGGTGCCGCTTACTCGCCGGGCTCGATCCTCTAAGCGTAGCCGGATTGACGGTTCAACGGATCTTGTCGAAGCGGCTGATCGGCTGCTTCGATGAGCCGAGCGCGGTGTCGATCTTCTGCTGGACCACGGGCGCCCATGCGGTGATCCGCCGCTCTCCCTCACGGGAAGTGGCGATCAAGGCGGCGGTGGTGGCGCAGAAGCACATCAGGGCTTGGGCCAGCTGAAGGCGGGGAGGAACGCGCCGCCGGTTGGTGAGCGGCTTGTAACCGGTGAAGAGCACGCTCAATTCTTCCTTCGCTACGCCTTTGAAGGGCACAAAGGGCAAAGGGGGAGCGTCGGCGAACCAATTCTGGATCGTCATCGGGGGGCTAGGGGAGGTTTGGGTTGGGGAGGTGAGCCAGGGAATCTCACGGTTCCCCAGCGCGGGTGGAGAATTAGGGTACCCTGAGGGTAAGGCCATTACGCAATCACGTAGCCCGATCAACCTGAAGTCGCTGATCTTGAACATCCGTTTGACCCTACACCGAAGGTTCCGTTTCCAACATCCGGGATTGCAAATCCCTACGAGCTGCGGTGTCTTTTCCTCATGAGGAAGCTTCCCTCCCTGCTCCGATTCCTAGCACTTGCCATGACAGGTGCCGCCTTGCTTAGCGGCTGCAAATCAAAGACCGCTCAAGCCGAAAAAACCGCCGATGGGCTTACGAAAATCAAGGTGGGCTACATCGGCCTAACCTGCGAGGCGCCGCTCTACGTGGCTTTTGAAAAAGGCTATTTCAAAGAGCAGGGCTTGGATGCGGAATTGGTCAAATGTGAGTGGGGTCAATTCAAGGACCTCGTCGGCACCGGCAGCATCCATGTGGTGCATCAGCCAATCATGGCTTTCCTCAAACCGATCGAGGAAGGGCTGGATGTGAAGCTCACTGCTGGCATTCACCGCGGCTGCCTCCGGGTGCAGGCCCCGCTGGGCGGCAACATCAAGACCGTGCAGGATCTGAAGGGCAAACGGATCGGCGTACCCGGCATGGGGACCCCGCCTTTCATCTTCGC
This portion of the Luteolibacter luteus genome encodes:
- a CDS encoding YoaK family protein, with product MSGESLHPRPAWVLSGGCILAFLAAAVNADFMLGLGVSVSHLTGDLSRITAEAVKAGDLWSGEAALLCLSVAGFVGGAATSGYFIHHPNLQLARPYGRSMVFIGLLLMATRLLQSQSLQLTCFVAAWACGMQNALATRYRGLILRTTHITGLLTDLGQLIGMRLRGHPVESWKIGTPFVLALSFATGAAVGAILKLKTGIPVPLVCGAVYVVGGLVWSVVKRKLRG
- the purB gene encoding adenylosuccinate lyase; the encoded protein is MIPNVLAERYASPALQAIWSAEGRIVLEREFWIAVMKAQRDLGLDIPEEAIAAYEKAKDSVDPGSIMARERVTRHDVKARIEEFNDLAGHEHIHKGMTSRDLTENVEQLQVYRSLLAIRDKSVAVLRRLRCRAEQWADLVITARTHNVAAQPTTLGKRIAMFGEEMLTAFHALEDVIARYPVRGLKGAVGTQMDQLSLFNGDASQVLDLEKRVVTHLGMPCVWTNVGQVYPRSLDFRVVSVLTDLASGPSSFCRTLRLMAGHETASEGFAPGQTGSSAMPHKMNSRSCERVNGFHVILKGYLAMASGLAGDQWNEGDVSCSVVRRVMLPDAFFAIDGLFETYLTILDQMDAYPAVIGKENAHYLPFLMTTTIMMEAVKSGVGRETAHKAIKEHAVATVNDLRAGKTTVNDLVARLANDERIPLDEAALSAIVAEGERNAGAARAQITHFEREINAIEKRYPNGAAYSPGSIL